The genomic DNA CCGGTGGTGGCCGATCTGCTGTCCCGGGCGCGACCCGCGGTGCCGGTCTACGGAGCCTGAACGGGTGCTGGATCGACCTAAGTGAGACTGGGTGTCGGACCGTCTCCCACTTGACCCGGCGCGGTGATCCAGCGCACAGCAGAACGTTCGAACTGGGGGCGACGGCCACTAGTTATATGAACTAATCTAAGCCGATCGTTAGAGAAGGCTTAGTGCTGCGGAAGTCGGGTTTGCATGACCAGGGTGTTGAGGCGGGCATGGATCCCTCTGCTCATCGTCGTCGTGGTGGTGATCGCGGGGTTCACGGTGCACCGCATTCGGGGGTTCTTCGCGTCCGAACCGCCGCTGGTGACGCCGGTCAACTTCGCCGACGACCCTGAGCCCTTCGAACCCAAGGTGGTCGAGTACGAGGTCGAGGGCCTCGGCGGGACCGCCAACGTCAACTACCTCGATCTGGAGGGCAAGCCGCAGCGCGTCGATGGTGCGGCCCTGCCCTGGCGGGTCCGGCTGGAGACCACCAATCCCTCGGCCATGGCCCAGGTGGTGGCCCAGGGCGCAGGCAGCAGCCTGACCTGCCGGATCATCGTCGACGGTGAGCTCAAAGAGGAAAGGACCGTCGACGGCGTGAGCGCCCAGACCTTCTGCATCGAGAAGTCCGCATGAGTTCGCCGATCAACGAGCCGACCACTGACGAGATCCCGGTGGCCGCGCCCCCGCACCGCCCGCTGATCCCACGCACCATCCGTGCGCTCGCCGTGCCGATCATCCTGGTGTGGATCGCGCTGATCGCGCTGGTGAACATCACCGTGCCGCAGCTGGAGACCGTCGGGCAGATGCAGGCCGTCTCCATGAGCCCGGACGAGGCGCCGTCGGTCATCGCGATGAAGCGCGTCGGCGACCTCTTCCAAGAGGGCACCTCCGACAGCGCGGTGATGATCGTGCTGGAGGGGCAGGAGCCCCTCGGCGACGACGCGCACCGGTTCTACGACGAGATGATCGCCAAGCTCCGCGAAGACCCGGAGCACGTGCAGTCGGTGCAGGACTTCTGGAGCGACCCGCTGACCGCGCCGGGCTCGCAGAGTCCCGACGGCAAGGCCGCCTACGTGCAGGTCAAACTCGCCGGCAACCAGGGCGAAGCGCTGGCAAACGAGTCGGTGGAAGCCGCCCAGGCGATCGTCAACAGCATCACCCCGCCCGACGGCGTGAAGGTCTACCTCACCGGCCCCGCGGCTCTGGCCGCCGACCAGCAGATCGCCGCGGACCGCAGCCTGCGGCTCATCGAGGCTGTCACCTTCACCGTCATCATCGTGATGCTGCTGCTGGTCTACCGGTCGATCGTCACGACCATCCTGATGCTGGTGATGGTGGTGCTGTCGCTGGCGGCCACCCGCGGCATCGT from Mycolicibacterium tokaiense includes the following:
- a CDS encoding MmpS family transport accessory protein; the encoded protein is MTRVLRRAWIPLLIVVVVVIAGFTVHRIRGFFASEPPLVTPVNFADDPEPFEPKVVEYEVEGLGGTANVNYLDLEGKPQRVDGAALPWRVRLETTNPSAMAQVVAQGAGSSLTCRIIVDGELKEERTVDGVSAQTFCIEKSA